The Candidatus Baltobacteraceae bacterium sequence TTCGAGCGCCTTGCGCGGATCGACTTCGCAGACTACGACGTGCGCGCCCATACCGGTCGCTCGCGATGCGACACCGCGGCCGCACCAACCGTAGCCGACCACGACGAGCGTGCGGCCCGCGAGCAGCACGTTGGTCGCGCGGATGATGCCGTCGAGCGTCGATTGACCCGTTCCGTAGCGGTTGTCGAACATGTGCTTGGTGAGCGCGTTGTTGACCGCGATGACCGGATACGGCAAGACGCCGTCCTTCTGCATCGCTTTGAGACGAATCACGCCGGTCGTGGTCTCTTCGCAGCCGCCGATCATGTCGGCGAGCAGCGCGTTATGCTTGGTGTAGATCGTCGTGACGAGATCGCAGCCGTCGTCCATCGACATCTGCGGCTTGGTCGCGATGACGGCCTCGATGTGACTGTAATAGACTGCCTCGTCTTCGCCCTTAATTGCGAACGTGGGAATGCCGTACTCGCAGAGCGCGGCCGCGACGTCGTCCTGCGTCGAGAGCGGGTTCGACGCGCAGAGCGCGATCTCGGCACCGCCGGCTTGCAGGGCTAACATCAAATTAGCGGTTTCGGTGGTCACGTGCAGACAGGCGCCGATGCGTACGCCGGCGAGCGGTTTCTCGCGCGCAAAGCGTTCGCGAATCTGCGCGAGCACGGGCATGTACGAAGCCGCCCAAGCGATACGCGAGCGCCCTTGCTCGGCCAAATTGCGGTCTTTGACATCGCCGCACGTGGCGGCAGTCTGTTCGGCTACGGTCATTCGATCCTCACGGAAAAGCGGTGAACCGCGCTCTATTCGTCCACAAGAGTTCGCACCCCCGCCAGCTAATGAATCTCGGGTGCAGAGCATCGATGCGTACCTGACCGCCCTCGCTTCGGAATGGCCCACGCCGGGAGGCGGCAGCGCTGCGATAATCGTCGCAGCTACTGGCGCCTCGCTCGTAGCGATGGTCGCGCGTATCTGCTCGACCAATCCCAAATACGCCGGCCAGCACGACTTGGCTCGCTCGCTCATCGAGCGAGCCGATGGGCTGCGCGCCGATCTGCTCGAGCGGCGCATCCGCGACGAGGCCGCCTTCGATCGCGTCGTCGCCGCAACGGCCCTGCCGCGCTCGACCGACGCGGAAAAAGCCGCGCGCGCCCGGTCGCTGGAGCACGCGCTGCACGGCGCCGCGGCGGAGCCGCTCGGCGCGGCAAAGCAAGCGGTCGCGGTTCTCCGGCTGACGGTCGAGATGCTCGAGATCCGCAATGCCAACCTAGCGAGCGACGTCGGCTGCGCGGCCGAATTCGCGCACGCCGGCGCTGCCGCGTGCGCGTACAACGTGCGCATCAACCACCGCTTCATGAAAGACACCGAACTCATCGCGCTGCAGAGCGAAACGATCGGACGATACGAACGCGAAGCTAATGCAACCCTCGCCGGCGTCCGAACGGCCGTAAACGAATTGCTGCGGCCGCGCGCGTGATCAGCGCCCGGGGGCGACGATCACGCGTACGAAATGATTCGGATGAATCCAGCGCCGCATCGCGTTGCGAATCTGCAGCGGCGTGGTTGCCAGCAGCCGCGTCCAAAACGCATCGGCGTCGCGGGTGGTGAGCCCGTAGCGCGCGTTGTCCAAAATATTGGAGGCGACGCCGCCGTAGCTATCGAGCGGCAGAATTCGCTGCGCGAGTAAGAGCGCTTTCGCACGCTGCACGTCCACCGAGGGGAGCGGCGTTCGCGAGAGCGCGCGCAAATCGGCAAAGGCTGCGGCCTGAGCCCGATCGACGTTTTTGGGATCCGATGCGAAATTAATCGTAAAGCTCGATTCGCTGCGGCCGATCGACATCGAAGAGTCGACCGAATAAACGTAGCCCTTGCGTTTGCGCAAATCCTCGAAAAAGAGCGAGCCCGTGCCCTCGTCGGAGAGGATCGTGTTGGCCAGTTCGAGCGGGATGTAATCCGCATCGGTTCGCCGCACGTCGAGGGTCTGCGTGAGCGTAACCTGCGATTGCTGATTCGTCGGCGAGGTTACCGTTACCGACTCCGCCTTTTCGCTGCTGCTCTTGAGTTGTGGGAGCTTGAAATTCGGCGGCTTGCCTGCGGCGCGCCACGAGGAGAAATATTTATTCACGGTCTCCCGCGCTTGAGCCGGCGTAATATCTCCAACGATCGCGATCGTCGTGAGGTCGGGGCGGTAGGCAAACGCGTAGTAACGCTTCACGTCGTCGAGCGTTATCGCCGAAACGGTCGCCGGCGTCGCCCGTCGCCGGCGCGGATCGCCGACCGGATAGAGCGCGTTGCGTTGTGCGATCGAGGCTTGCGTCTGCGGCAGCTTCATCGACGCGGCGAGTGCCGATACGTTTTGGGCTTTGAGAATTTGAAACGATGCCGCGGGAAACGCCGGGTGCAGCAGACCGTCGGCCAGCAACGCGATGCCGCGATCGAAATTTTGCGCCTGCACGGTCAGGTCGAAGCCCGAGCCCAGCGATTCGTTCGACGCGATCGCATCGAGTTGGGCCTGATACTCCTTGCGATCGTACGTCGTGGTGCCGTAGGGAAGCAAGCCTTCAACGAGCGTCGCCACGCCGTCTTTGCCGCGCGGCTCGTAAAGCTCCGGACTCGTTCGAATCACGCCCGAAAGAACGACCGTCGGGGACGAGACTTCCGGCAGAACGGTCAGCGTGATGCCGTTGCGAAGGTGCATCGTTACGACGCGCCCCGCATCGTGGGGTGCCCGAAGCGGCGCCTTGAAATACGCGAGCGCCCAAGCGGGTAACGGTTCGTGCACCGTTGCCGTATATTTCACGTTCTCAACCCCGGCGTTGGGATCGACCTTCGGGATCGAGCTCATCGGCTTGGGGTGCAGCAGCAGCGACACTTGATGGGTGGGATCGAAATAGGTCGCGAGGACGCGATTGACGTCGGCTTCGCTCACCTTGTCGATCGCCGCATAGATCGTGTCGGGCGAGGTCCGGTGTTCGGCGAGCGCGGCCGCCCAGCTGAAGGCGAGGCCCGAAATCGAGGCCTCGCGATAATCGGCCGACGCGAGCAGGCGCGTCTTCGCCGCCTGCACCAAATCGGCCGGAACGCCATTCTTGCGATACGTTTCGATAATATCCGCAAGCGCGGCTTGCGTCGTCTTAGGATCCGTTCCGGGCGCAGCGACGGCGAGCACTTCGCCGATCCCGACTTCGGGATACGCGCTCTCGAGTGCGAGCGCGATGTATACTTTGCCTTGCGCGACCAGATCGACCAGCGGGCCGCGACCGTTATTGAGCGCCTCGATCAGCACGCGCACGGCCGCTTCGTCGGCGCTTCCGCTGCCCGGCATGCGATAACCGAGCGCCGTCGCGGGCACCGGCAGATCGATCTTGTCGTCGATGACGGTGTTCGCAATCGGCTGCAAGACGATCGTTTTATGCGCGGGTAACGGCACGGCGGGAATACCGCCGAAAAGCGTCTTAATCCGCGCCAAGGTCGTTTGCGGATCGATGTCGCCCGCGACCGTGACGGTCGCGTTGTTCGGGTGATACCAGGCGTGGTAGAACGCGGCGATATCGGCGGCGGTCATCGTCTCGAAGCTCGCGACCGTGCCGCCCGCATCGTTTGCAAACGGCGAATCGCCGAAAAATGCGCGGCGCAATTTTACGCCGATGCTCGCGCCCGGAACGCTGTCGTCGGCGCGGATCTCCTGCTCGATCGCGCCGCGCTCGCTCTTCCAATCGGAGGCTCGATCCAGCGCACCGGTCATGCGGTCGGCCTCGAGGCGGAGCGCGAGCCCCACGTACGACGACGGCACTTTAAAATAGTATTGCGTGTATTCGTTGGTCGTCGACGCGTCGTATTGCGCGCCCGCGCGAGCCGCCATGTCCGAGAGCTGGCCAGCCGAGACATCTTTCGTGCCGCGGAACATCATGTGTTCGGTCGCGTGCGCGACGCCCGGCAGCGGGTCGTCGTCGGAGCCGACGCCGTAGGTTACGATCGTCGTCGCGACCGGCGCGAGTTTGTTGGGCAGCAAAACGACGTGCAGCCCGTTGGAGAGCGTCGCCTGCACCGTCGCCGACGAATTTGGTTGCGCGCCCGCCCGCGCCGGAGATAGCAAGAGGCCGGCGAGAAGACCGGCTGCCAACAGTTTCACGAAACGAGCTCCAAGAAGGGGGCGATGTCGTCGGGTTCGACATCCATGCCGACGCCCCGTTTGTTATAGCGGATGTCGTGAAAATCCGAGCCGCCGCTCATCACGAGCCCGTGGCGCGCCGCCTTTTCGCGAAAGTGATGCACCTGCGCGGGTTCGTGTGAGGGGTAAAAGACTTCGAGCCCGCGCAGTCCGTGCTCCGCAAGCTCGTCGATGATCTCGTAATCGTGAAGCCGCCCCGGATGCGCGAGCACCGGAACCCCGCCAACCGCAACGATCGCCTCGATGGCCTCGTGCGGACCGATGTGGTCGGCCGGAACGTACCCGGGTTTGCCGCGCCGCAAGAGCGTGCGAAACGCGCTCTCGATATCGCCGACGAGCCCTTTGCGTATCAACGCTTTCCCAACGTGCGGGCGACCGAGCACGGCACCGCCGTCGGCCTCGGCCTCGACCTCGGCCATCGTGATCGGATAGCCCGAGGCCGTCAGCGCGCCGACCATGCGTTCCATTCGTTTGCGCCGCTCCGCGCGGTTGCGCTCCAAGATTCCGACCAGCGTTGAATCGCCAAGCGGCAGTCGATATCCGAGGATGTGCACTTCGTTTGCGTTGTAGGTCGTGTTGATCTCGATCCCGGTCACCAAGCGAACGTGTTTGGGGAGTTCGAATTGGCCGTATGCGGCCAGCGTGTCGTGATCGGATATCGAAAAGACCGTGACGCCGCGCTCGACCATAAGATCGGCGAGCGCCTGTGGTTTCAGACTCCCGTCGCTCTCGAGCGTGTGAGAGTGAAAGTCTACGATCAACCGGCTACGTGTGGGCGGCGTTCGATGGCTAGCGAGATGCCGGTACGTTCGTTGCCCTCGATCTCGACGTCTATAAATGAAGGGACGCACGCGAGATCGATCTCGCCGCCGCGCAGATACGTACGCGCGATGGCGATCGCCTTGACCGCCTGGTTGATCGCACCGGCGCCGACGGCTTGCAGTTCGGCCGACTCGCGCTCGCGCAGCACCGCCGCCAATGCGCCGGCCACGGAGTTCGGATTGCTCTTCGCGGAGACTTTCAGGACGCTGGTGGTAACATGCTTTGCTGGATTGCCGATCATGCTATGCCTCGTTGAAAGATGCGTTTGATCTCAGTCGCCCGACCCGTCTCAACGTCGATCCTTACAACCGCGGCGCAAAACTGTTTGGTTCCGGTTTTTTGAACGGAAAACCGCTCGGAGAATCCGGTCGTAAACCGGTCCAGCACGGGGCCCGCCTCCATCCCGATGACCCCATCGGTGGGACCGGTCATGCCCACGTCGGTCAAATAGGCGGTTCCCCCAGGGAGAATGTGCTCGTCCGCCGTCTGGACGTGGGTGTGGGTTCCGTAGATCGCGGAGACGCGCCCATCCAGGTAGCGTCCGAGGGCCACTTTCTCGCTCGTAGCCTCGGCGTGAATGTCGACCACGATGATCTTCGTCAAGCGTCCGAGGTCCGCCAACTCCGCGTCGACCACGCGAAACGGGTCGTCGACCGGCGGCATGAAGGTGCGGCCCATCACGTTAAGCACGCCGACGGTCACGCCGTTTGCCACAAACGTGCCCGAACCGCGGCCGGGCAGACCGGGCGGATAATTCGCCGGCCGAATC is a genomic window containing:
- a CDS encoding adenosylhomocysteinase yields the protein MTVAEQTAATCGDVKDRNLAEQGRSRIAWAASYMPVLAQIRERFAREKPLAGVRIGACLHVTTETANLMLALQAGGAEIALCASNPLSTQDDVAAALCEYGIPTFAIKGEDEAVYYSHIEAVIATKPQMSMDDGCDLVTTIYTKHNALLADMIGGCEETTTGVIRLKAMQKDGVLPYPVIAVNNALTKHMFDNRYGTGQSTLDGIIRATNVLLAGRTLVVVGYGWCGRGVASRATGMGAHVVVCEVDPRKALEAVMDGHRVMPMSDAAKLGDVFVTVTGNYHVIREEHFSVMKDGALVCNSGHFNDELDLDSIEKLGQGRKTKPREFVEQYEYHDGRKVCILGQGRLINLAAGEGHPASVMDMSFANQGMSAAYLAQNYKSLEKQVYDVPEAIDEEVAELKLASMNIEVDVLTPAQVKYMASWSEGT
- a CDS encoding cyclodeaminase/cyclohydrolase family protein, with amino-acid sequence MQSIDAYLTALASEWPTPGGGSAAIIVAATGASLVAMVARICSTNPKYAGQHDLARSLIERADGLRADLLERRIRDEAAFDRVVAATALPRSTDAEKAARARSLEHALHGAAAEPLGAAKQAVAVLRLTVEMLEIRNANLASDVGCAAEFAHAGAAACAYNVRINHRFMKDTELIALQSETIGRYEREANATLAGVRTAVNELLRPRA
- a CDS encoding pitrilysin family protein; the encoded protein is MKLLAAGLLAGLLLSPARAGAQPNSSATVQATLSNGLHVVLLPNKLAPVATTIVTYGVGSDDDPLPGVAHATEHMMFRGTKDVSAGQLSDMAARAGAQYDASTTNEYTQYYFKVPSSYVGLALRLEADRMTGALDRASDWKSERGAIEQEIRADDSVPGASIGVKLRRAFFGDSPFANDAGGTVASFETMTAADIAAFYHAWYHPNNATVTVAGDIDPQTTLARIKTLFGGIPAVPLPAHKTIVLQPIANTVIDDKIDLPVPATALGYRMPGSGSADEAAVRVLIEALNNGRGPLVDLVAQGKVYIALALESAYPEVGIGEVLAVAAPGTDPKTTQAALADIIETYRKNGVPADLVQAAKTRLLASADYREASISGLAFSWAAALAEHRTSPDTIYAAIDKVSEADVNRVLATYFDPTHQVSLLLHPKPMSSIPKVDPNAGVENVKYTATVHEPLPAWALAYFKAPLRAPHDAGRVVTMHLRNGITLTVLPEVSSPTVVLSGVIRTSPELYEPRGKDGVATLVEGLLPYGTTTYDRKEYQAQLDAIASNESLGSGFDLTVQAQNFDRGIALLADGLLHPAFPAASFQILKAQNVSALAASMKLPQTQASIAQRNALYPVGDPRRRRATPATVSAITLDDVKRYYAFAYRPDLTTIAIVGDITPAQARETVNKYFSSWRAAGKPPNFKLPQLKSSSEKAESVTVTSPTNQQSQVTLTQTLDVRRTDADYIPLELANTILSDEGTGSLFFEDLRKRKGYVYSVDSSMSIGRSESSFTINFASDPKNVDRAQAAAFADLRALSRTPLPSVDVQRAKALLLAQRILPLDSYGGVASNILDNARYGLTTRDADAFWTRLLATTPLQIRNAMRRWIHPNHFVRVIVAPGR
- a CDS encoding PHP domain-containing protein, whose amino-acid sequence is MIVDFHSHTLESDGSLKPQALADLMVERGVTVFSISDHDTLAAYGQFELPKHVRLVTGIEINTTYNANEVHILGYRLPLGDSTLVGILERNRAERRKRMERMVGALTASGYPITMAEVEAEADGGAVLGRPHVGKALIRKGLVGDIESAFRTLLRRGKPGYVPADHIGPHEAIEAIVAVGGVPVLAHPGRLHDYEIIDELAEHGLRGLEVFYPSHEPAQVHHFREKAARHGLVMSGGSDFHDIRYNKRGVGMDVEPDDIAPFLELVS
- a CDS encoding stage V sporulation protein S — encoded protein: MIGNPAKHVTTSVLKVSAKSNPNSVAGALAAVLRERESAELQAVGAGAINQAVKAIAIARTYLRGGEIDLACVPSFIDVEIEGNERTGISLAIERRPHVAG
- a CDS encoding TIGR00282 family metallophosphoesterase, which translates into the protein MIGDVVGSPGRDTLKRCIPFARDQYNVDACIANGENAAGGFGLTAQTAEEMFETGVDFITSGNHIFDKRDFKAYLETSERVIRPANYPPGLPGRGSGTFVANGVTVGVLNVMGRTFMPPVDDPFRVVDAELADLGRLTKIIVVDIHAEATSEKVALGRYLDGRVSAIYGTHTHVQTADEHILPGGTAYLTDVGMTGPTDGVIGMEAGPVLDRFTTGFSERFSVQKTGTKQFCAAVVRIDVETGRATEIKRIFQRGIA